ACTATTGCATCTACAGAGTTTAATTTTTTTATTCTTGTATCTAAATTACCTCGTAAATCGACAATCTTTAAATCCTGACGATAATAAATAAGTTGTGCCTTTCTTCTTGGACTACTTGTGCCAATTATTGCTCCGGCTGGAAGCTCTTCTAATCGTTTATTATCATTAGAGATTAAAACATCTCTTGGGTCAAGCCGTTTAGTAATTGCCCCAATCATTAAGCCTGAAGGCAAATCAACAGGCACATCCTTCATCGAATGCACTGCCAGGTCAATTGCCCCTCTTAATAAAGCCTCTTCTAATTCCTTAATAAATAATCCCTTCCCCCCAACTTTAGACAATGGCACATCCGTTATTTTATCGCCTTTTGTCTTGATAATTTTAATACCTGTTTGGATTTGTGGGCATAATTTTTTAAGTTGTGTTACTATTTCCTTTGTCTGGGTTAATGCTAATGAACTACCTCTGGTGCCAATAATTATTTTTTTCATCTTATTTAGTTGTAGTTGAACAAGGGAACAAAAGAAGTAACTATTTACCCAAATGAAGTGCAAGGTAATCGGTAATCAGGTAATCGGTAATAACTACTTGATCTTTTCCCTTT
This DNA window, taken from bacterium, encodes the following:
- the hemC gene encoding hydroxymethylbilane synthase — protein: MKKIIIGTRGSSLALTQTKEIVTQLKKLCPQIQTGIKIIKTKGDKITDVPLSKVGGKGLFIKELEEALLRGAIDLAVHSMKDVPVDLPSGLMIGAITKRLDPRDVLISNDNKRLEELPAGAIIGTSSPRRKAQLIYYRQDLKIVDLRGNLDTRIKKLNSVDAIV